The genomic DNA ataaatatagtgaGCATTTGTTGAGAGGGGTTCCTTTAGTCACTATTTATTGTGCTTTTCCCAAATACCTCATTCTACTTGTACTTGCAAATGGGGGAGATGCCACAgtcctaagaaaacaaaattactatatgaaatacaaattttaatgcAAATGCCATATTTGATGAGGCATAGTTATTGTGAAAAACTTCTTACCTTCCACACAAAGGCTGTTTTTAGGTCTGTATGGAAAACTTATTTCCCAGGGTCCAGATTGGTGGAAACTATTACACAGGCAAATTCTAGGGGATCATTTCAAGCATATTCTCAAATGCAGCTAGCCATTCTCCCAGGACCTCtcttggtctttttatttttctgtcttcataaTTGCTTtgtaaaattctttgttttcattcaccCCACCCCTCCAAGCTCTTGACGTCGTGTTGACACAGGGCTAAGTGTCAAATCGTAGATGCTGTAGTTTCTTGCTGATATGACTTACCTTTGCCTCTTGGAACAAGTGAGGGTtgatttgggggcagggagtggtTGGGCAAGGGCACAGGAAGAGGAAATTGAGTCACTAGTGTCTTTCTGGGCCTGTTGATTGGATTCTGGAACAGATAGAAGCATCTAGTAGAACTATTTGAGATGTGATATTGACATGTTTGTGAATATCACCACTCTCAGAAGTCTGGAGAGAGGAGCCATGATGGTGTTTTGAAGGAGGGGACAGTCATCCAAGGGTTTGGTCATAGTGAATACTTCTTAGATTTGTAAGATGGACTTTTGTAACTGGGGAATGGCCATAGACATTTTcatggtaaataaaatatttttggttcttATCTTGAAGGAATACAGAGTAGTAATATATGCACATTCCAGGTTGATGTATTCCTTCTTCTGTTTGGCACTATTTGTCTTGCCTTGAgtaggtgtgtgtgcacatgtgcaaaatttgaaatggaaaatggaTGTCTTTAAGGAGAAATTTATGTCATTATTTCCTCaccaggaaaaatgaaagaaagaacaaagctgagaaTAACCTGGATTTTAGATTTAGTAAGTGGCATGAACTGGGAGATACAGGTGACCCAGTTGTACCATGTTAACATTTTAACGTCAAGGAAGTAATTTAACTTCCTGTGTCTTGGTCCTCATTAATAGAGTGAGGGGATTAGGTACTTGGCCTTATAAAATGCCTGCATCATTGACTAGCACATAgttaattatcatcatcatctcttgAACCAGATAGAAAATGGAGGCAGGGCTTGAAGAAGGACAAAGCCAGCCTCTGAGTTTGGGAATTATGATATAGTGAGGTAGGAATGCAGGACATTGGCTTTCTCACTTGGAACCCAGCAGAGATTTTTGATTCACATATTGAAGGTGTGAAGAGAAATGACACCAGAGCTAGACATGTCCTTTTCCGGGAGGCACTGAGGAAAATCACTGGGCATTGAAATGTGTCCAGTGATAATTCTTCCATTGTCAGAATAAAATGCcagggaagtccaagatcaaaggaGATAATATGTACAAAAGCATATTTTGAGGATATTCTTTGTTTGCTTTATCATCAGTATGATGATACCTTTATCAGCACACCTTCTGGGCCATACGTTTATCTTTGTGTTTATGTACCTGCATCATTTAGATAAACTCACATGGAATCACAtgcacaaatcttttttttttttttaagattttatttatttgagagagagcataagcagggggaagggcagagggagaagcagactccccactaagcaggtagcccaatgtgggcctccatcctaggaccccgggatcatgacccaagccaaaggtgGACACtgaatcaactgagccacccagacaccccaatacATGCATATTTCTAAAGTTTTACAAAAACCTGTTTCTATTATCATCACCCAAATCAAGGTAGAGAACACTGTCTAGCATACCTGTGTGCCCCCTCCCAGTTGTTACCTACCCCAGAGGTAAATGCTGTTTGGATTATCATCATAGATGGGCTTCATGAAGTAAGAGATTTTAACTGAATATTTTCTTCGTAACATGTTagcattgagaaaataaaaacaagacacaaaaatgtttagctgaacaatagccaaactatggaaagagcctagatgtccatcaacagatgaatagataaagaagatgtggtatatatatacaatggaatattatgcagccatcaaaaaaaattgaaatcttgccatttgcaatgacgtggatggaactagggcgtattatgctaagtgaaataagtaaatcagaaaaagacaagtatcatatgatctcactgatacgaggaatttgagaaacaagacagaggatcataggggaagggagagaaaaatgaagcaaggtgaaaccagagagagagacaaaccataagagcctcttaatctcaggaaacaaactgagggttgctggagtggtggggggtaggagggatggggtggctgggtgatggacattggggagggtatgtgctatggtgagtgctgtgcattgcgtaagactgatgaatcacagacctgtagccctgaaacaaataataccttatatggggcgcctgggtggctcagttggttaagcgactgcctttggctcaggtcatgatcctggagtccccggatcgagtcccacatcgggctccctgctcggcagggagtctgcttctccctctgaccctcctccctctcatgctctctgtctcaaataaataaataaaatctttaaaaaaaataataataataccttatatgttaataaaaaaaaggaaactaaaaaaaatgtttagctgAGATAGAAAAGAGTGAGTTCTCTGATTATATTTACTAACAACTAACTTCTTCCTTATACAAAGTAAATACTTGTTCATAAGGTTAACTCATTTCTTACCACTCCTGTGAAAACACTTCTCCCATTGTGTGGGTCAGGCTACAGTACTCTGATTTAGGCAAAACAGAAAGTAATTGGAAGATGGCTGGAAACCCAACTCAAAAGAACAAGGAACCACAGTCAAAGTCTTGTCTTGTCGTCAGTGGAATCTGGGTTTGGTGCTGCTGCTGGACTGTGTGGCTGATTGCCTTTGCAGTCACCCCTGCTCATGCCATGAACAATCTCTCTGACCTCTGGGTCTTTATGTCACTCACCCCAAATTTAGAATCTGAAATGGGACATGATGAGCTGACCCTAGGACATATGACTGCCAAAGACCAGTGTAGGAAATGTCCATTTTTATATTGTGAGGTAGGGTCTCGCCTGCCATGAAGACCCAAATAATGGATGATTTgctaaaaaaaaggaagaggtttGGATGTCATTCAGACAAAAAAGAAACCGAGCAAAGCCCAAAAGGCAAACTGTCTACAATACCTCAAAATTGACTTCTGTTATtttaaagcctttctttttttttttttttttaaagattttatttatttgacagagagagatacagcgagagagggaacacaagctgggggagtgggagagggagaagcaggcttcccgctgagcagggagcccgatgcggggctcgatcccaggaccccgggatcatgacctgagccgaaggcagacgcttaacgactgagccacccaggcgcccctaaagcctttatttcttgcaaaaagaaattttatctaGAGGTCACAGCACATCTAAAGTATTAGGTGTTAAGTAGCAGATTCCATGTACCTTCAGGACAGAGCACTGTTATCTCAATATGGTATTCACTTGAGTGGGGGAACTATTAACAGAGCTCCGAATACTTATCTCCTAGGAGTAATGCCTTGAGTTTTCAAGTAAAATTGTCTAGGTGTCATTTGTCTTGCATAGAAATATGCTGGCATTGTAAAGAAATCTTCCCCTGTCCTCTAACTGAGTGGTGACTTATGCTAATCATAGTTTCCTCTTGATATGTTTGGATGGTATTAGCTACCAGGGCTCAATAGAGGGGCACACAAAGATGAGGTGTTACCACCTTTATTTATTACAAAGAGGGAGGAGGATAATCTCTTTTGATATAAACTACAGGCTTATTTTGGAATGAAGACTCATAATTTAATTCACTGCCTTTTAGACGTTAAACAGGATCAAGAGGAGGGCtgttttagggtttttgtttttgtttttaatgacaagCTGTGATGAACCAGGCACCTTTGATCCCTGAATGTGCTCACATAAACAGTTATAGCTCTCAATTGAGAATTGTTGCTTTCTTCGCTTTGGTGGCAAGTCTTGAGAATTCTGTGACAATTCTGAGTATAGTGGCTATGTCATTGTATAGTATTTTGAGCGCTGAGGGCCTGTTTTGAGATCCAGTGTTGTTCTTTCTCATGTTATTTGTAGTAGGAGTCTACATGGTTATCCAAACTGCTGTCTGGATTTTGCTTGTGTTTATTTTGGTTGAACCAAGTTGGGGTCGGTAATACTTACTACTGATGTAATCAGTTGGACTACTTAGCAATGGGGTCCTGTTCACCCAGTGTTGCTGGccatctctctgtcccttccaccCTTCCCAGTGATGGTGATCATGGGCCTGCATTTATTTCAGTTCTCTTTGTTATGGAAACACCATTGCTCTCCTAACTGGCCAACCCCAGTCGTTGCAGGTTCTTGGTTATATTCTTGAAACTTTTCCAGAGTGCATGTTTTTCAGCCCTGTCCATAGTCACATCATGGCTTTATTATGAACATAATTTGAAGGACTGTTTGATGGATTTAGAGAAAATGTCTGCTTCAGCTAAGTTAATTCggcttaaaatattaaatatttcttaatattaggggaaaaaatctgAATTCTGAGTAATTATAAAGCCAATGTTGAGGATGTAAAACTTATTACTAAAAGATACTCTATACTTCCTGTGCTCAGAATTTCTAAATGTTTCCCACTATAAAAAGCACACTGTTGTTGTTATGAGTGACCCGTTCATATACTTTAAGTATATTCTTTATTTGAACAGTCAGTGAATCTAGAACATTTATTGAGACAGAGGATGCTGAATGAAGtgtaagaaaaaaacccaaaacaaacaaaaaaaatcactgaaaaattGACCCAAGCAGATGTAAATGAACATAAAGGGACTGCATATTTTCATAGTTTGTGGTTCTACTCAACTTTGGAAGTGCAGGCCGATTTTCACATTAATGTGACAAATTATTTGGTGTGATTGATTTGTCCCCATCCTAGATCCCAGCTgaaggtgttttttaaatttttttgttttcttttaggatgGGAAGccctactttatttatttaatcctggtataattaacatacagtgttgtattagtttcaggtgtacaatataatgatttgatggTTCTATACATCACTCAgagctcatcacgacaagtgcactccttaattcccatcacctgtttcacccatccccccgtCCACCTCCCCGCTGGTAACCaccatttgttctctatactcAAGActctgctttttgtctcttttttctttgttcatttgttttgcttcttaaatttcatatatgagtaagatcatatggtatttgtctttctctgactcacttaattcacttagcattataccctttagatccattcatattgttgcaaatggcaagatttcattcctttttttcaagtttcagaTAGTTATTAATCAGTGTAAACCCCCAACACAATATATCAACATGATTTTGTGCATTCAGAGGGGAAATAAGTCCTGGATAAGTGGAACGCTATGCAGATGTCTTCTGGAAGACCTTCATTCTAAGCAGCTTTATAGTGAAACGTTTCATTTAGAAGTCTGGACCTTCTTTCTTCAGTTTGCTGTAATCCCATTCACTGAATAGATCTTGTATTGACCATTGGGACCTAGTTTGTTCCAAGGTTCTGGGTTATTCTTTCTACCCCAACTGACATCTGGATTGGACAGTGCCAGGTGCAAGACATACAGTGCAACTCCAGTACTTCCTCCTTCAGTAAATATGTATAGTGGGATCAAGCTTGGATGCTTCTTGGCCTCACCCAAGATGTGGCTTAACATGGTTGTGGTAGAGGCCTCAgatccagaaggagaaaagatcaAATCTGCAAGGCCCACCACTAAGTAGTCCCTATACCAGGGatcaatttccttctcttttagggttgagtaaagttttattgtatatatacaccacatctttgttatccattcgtctatggatggacacttgggttgcttccattttttggctattgtaaataatgtggcaataaacataggggtgtatgtatctttttgagttagtgtttttgtattttttgcatTAATACCctgtagtgtgattactggatcatatggtaattctctttttaattttttgaagaagctCCAtgctgtcttccacagtggctgtaccagtttgctttcccaccagcagcgcttgagggttcttttttttttttccacatcctcgcccacacttgttcttttttgtgcgtttgattttagtcattttgacaggtgtgaggggatatctcattgtagttttgatttgcatttccctgattattagtggtgttgagcatcttttcagccTTAGGTGTTTTgctccttcttctcccttcctttcttggtCACCTGACAGATTTTCTGGGAATCTGCCCTGTTAAGCTGCTTATGTCATTTGGATTGCAGACTTCCTTATTTCCCTGTTGTCTTTAATCTTGTCCTCTTCACATTGTGGTTAATCTCCCTGCTCTCTTTCCTGTAGCTGTCTTTCTGGGTTTCTGCCTTTCCCTTTCTGGGAAATCTCTTTATTAGAATATCAACCTGGtatttgagaaaactgaaatgaCAACAATAACTTAGGTTGTGTACAATATAACCACAACACTGTAAAGTAGAAAGTGGTCATGGTCATGTTTTTATTCATCATTGAATGTTTGTTCATTACTGCTTTTGGTAATGAAAGTAGAAGTTTGCCAACTGGATGTCAGGTATTGCCCTGAGTGCTGGaaattcaaaaagaagagagCTTTTAGCTTTCTGGGCATGAGATGTGGtagaaggaaagataaaccaTAATTATCATGTGTCAGCATGTGAAAGGATGCTATTTGTAAGTTTACTGTTGTATTAATTAGAGCAGCAAAGAACTATTGTTATGGGTCATGGAAATGATACTGTTATATTGGAAATAGtgttaattaaaatggaatttttctatATACTAGTTAGGAAGAGTTTAGATCTCCTCAAGCTATATTCCAGAAGAAATAATGTTTGTTCACTTAATTCTAAGAAAGCTGTGTTCTCCCGCCTCCCTGTCCCCTGGGCAGTAGAACACAAAATGAGTCCACTCCAGTATATGTAGTCTGATGCAATGGTATAAATAGTTCCTTTAGGTTTTGTACACTtgcttatttatataaaattctcaaTTACTCaatatgtgtctttctctgttcctttcggGGATGCTTTCTGCATGtatggggaagggagtggggattGGGCGTCTCTTGCCTTCATGACAGTTTTCAATGAACTTTTCCATCTTTGGGTGTCTGACTAGTATCTGCAGCTATGTAGGTTGTGGTTTGGTGTCTCTGAGCTATGTCAAGCCTGACTTGTGGTCCTCAGTTGACCTAGACTCCATCTTGCAGCTCCTGCAGACACTCTTCTGGACCTCTCCAGATCTATCACACCCTCCATCCAGTGCATGGCCTATGACATCACCCTTGTAATCTCTGCAGTGGGTTATCTTTTTGCTAGCCAGGCCTATTGCCTCTCAACTCACTTCTGTCTACTTCCTCCTTAGGAGTGCACAGGAACTTCTGGTACCATCCACACCATACCAGAActcaaagtggctataccatagGTCAAATGTTACTTTCACTCTTGGAGTGAAAGTGTAAAGTTACAGGACACTAACTTATCTGACACCTCTCCTGTGCTAGAACCAAAAATCAGAAGGGAGATGAGGGCTCACATATGTTACCACCCACCTCTCCTTATACCCCCTGGTCCCAGGGGGGTGAATTTTAGGCTTTCTGCTCTCAAAGGTTCTTTCTCTTCTAGGGTAGCAAGTGCCATCCGTAGCCTTAATAAGAAGCAGCTTTGTCTTTCATAGAAGACACcataatctgtatttttcaagttCTATTCTTGATAAAGCCGAATTTTCTAGCCCATTGTCCTGacataaaatcatattttcaatgtCAGAAGCAGatagttctcttttgttttctgctatAACAATGCTAAAATGCCCTCTCTCCTCAGTATAACCTTCCAGAGCCCCAAGGCTTCAAGCTGACGTGAGAGAGATAACATGCTTaaattgagtgtgtgtgtgtgtgtgtgtgtgtgtattgagagTGGTGGAGGAATcactatttttcaaagtattaCCCTTGTCATACTAGGTATCAGTCACTAAGTAACTTCCTTTGCAAGTTGGAAGACACAGGTATCACATCCATAGTGGGTACATGTTCCTAGAAACAAAGCCCTGTGTTGTATGTTTATAATGAAAACCTCAATAACAAggcaaattttattctttttttaaagattttatttatttatttgacagagagagaacaagcaggaggagcaacagagggagagggagaagcaggctccccttcagagcagggagcctgatgcagagctcgatcccaggaccctgagatcatgacctgagccgaaggcagatgcttaaccaactgagccacccaggcgcccctaggcaaaTTATATTCTTACATAGGAACAAAATATTAACTGGGGTTCCTAAGTACTGGATGTGACTCATTGCTAGGTGTCATTGAAGGAAAGCCCCAGACTGCCAGGCAGTAGGGAAGAAGTACTGGCAGAAGAATGGACAGCTGTAGGTGCTCATATTAATCCTGTCTGTTGGACCGTATGCCTCAGGGGCAGATGGGTTAAACTAAGAATGTGTTGTTGTAAAAGACGAATGAGTTAATGTATGTTATTTTGAATCTGGCAGTTGCCTTAAATATGAAGTAggaatattgaaaataatgcaaatatgCTTTTTCTGTTGTCCTTTTTGATTATAGAGATCATTTAATAATCATGGTAGTTTATGGGTAAGAGTAAATGACCCCATGCGTAGACATGACAGGTGGTTCCCGGAGGCAGCACATCCTTCTTTTGGATGGATTGAATCAGTGATGAGAGCTTGCAAAACTAAGGTGGTTTGAATCGGACAGAACAAGtgatgggaagggaagggaggggagaactTGAAGGAATGAGGGTCATAAGAGTTAGCAGAGAGGTCACATAAGATGGCATTTGGCTGTTACGATGTCAGAGGGAGCTTTTATCTAGGAGTTGGAGGTGTGGTAGGATGTTGGCTGGATTGTAGTGACCTAGAAGGGGTGATGGGGATGGCAGAACTTGATGATCACAGGAAGGAGCGAAGGGATACAAGATGAAGGAAGAAGTTGACCCTAAAATGGCATTGGACTTGGACATGTTGATAATCTCATTACGGTGCCAGTCGGAATGCAAGAGGAGGAAGACGAATGATGGGTGGGATGGTAAAACCTGACGAGCTGGGAGTGAACGCATAGGTGGAGTTTGAAGAGAGTTGTCCTCTGAGACTTGAAAGTGCATTAGGGCCACGGGCTGGACCAAGGTTCTGGTCCACACCTTCCAACCCatttcttgttcttccttctgaCCAGCTTCTTACAAATGGCACATACATATCTCAAAGTGGACATCCAAGAAAACGGAAGTGCCATCTACACCAGAATTAAGCAAACATTGTCACTTTGCTGACCATCTTAGGATTTGAAGAACCTTTGGGGGAATTTGAAAGACCCATGCCTTTAAAAATAGcagctttaggggcgcctgagtggctcagtccttaagcatctgccttcagctcaggtcatgatcccagggtcctgggatcgagccccgcatcaggctccctcctcggcgggaagcctgcttctccctctcccactccccctgcttgtgttccctttcttgctgtgtctctgtcaaataaataaattagtaccTTTATATAAAATGTGGTGGTTCTCCATTTTCCCCAAAACAGGAGGCTTGAACTCATATTAATCATTAGCTTTAAAAGAGAGATTAGAACATTTCTTTACTTAAATTCTCACTAAGGTCTTTGTTTTGAGAACCTGGAGAGCAGGAAGCTGCTGAATCTGgacttctttgctttttctttctcccttgggCTGTGAAGGGCAAGGAAAGCCACAGGGCTGTCCCTCACGGTGTGCAAGGGAACATGGGGGCCCTGAGGTGTGAAATGAGATGCAGTCCCTTGCCTCAGTGTCTGTGAAGACTCTATATAATACCAACTTCAGGGTTTTGTGGATACCCGTTGGCCAAAGACTTCCTTCTCCAAACCTCCACTTGTATTGACTTAGAGAGTCACTGCTGACACCAACCTGTCCTGTCGAATCCAGAAAACGAGTTGATGCAGTCCTTGAGAAGTGGAGTAAAATCATTACTTAGATCCTGTTGAAGGTGCAGAGAGGGACAAATCTAAAATGTTCAAAGTGCCTGTGGGTTTGGTCTGTTGGTCAATGACTTTAGGTTTATTTCCCTCCAGAAGGTACTTCTACTTGAGCGCTCTGGGGGCCTTTGTTTAAAATGAGCCTGGATGTGGCTTACCTGGCTAGTTTTcatttggcttttaatttttaaatgcccattttaaagactttatttatatttattagtagtgtctttttttttttctttttttaaaccggGGGGACTTTTGCATGGAAACTATTGAGGAAACTTGGTCCCATCTGTTAGTATACGCCTTGTCTGAGTTGTCCTTGGTGTAAAAGGCTTAGAAACAATTCTGTCATGTGTCCCATGCTGGCCCCACCCTAACCTGGAAAATTTTCTGCAGACCTAGACACTTAGTCAATGTTTAATGGTCATATCTGAAAGCCTGTCAGTTATGGACTTTTGCAGCTATTCACCGCTAGTTGAGAAATAATTAAGCAGGAGCCTACAGATCTGCCCGGCATATGTGGACTCAGAGATAGAAAAGCTTGGTTCTCCGCTGGACTGTTTCGTAGACTAAGCAAAAAGATTCATTGTGAATGTATAACAAAAGCTtttcagaaaggagagagggcGAGAGATAATTAATATTCTTGAACATCCACTACATACCAAACACTGTGCTCGCTGTTTTGTAAACCTTTTATTTAATTCCCATGACTTACCCAGTGTGCTAAGTatggttttttcctttcaaaggctcagagagattataAATGATGTGTCCAAAGTTGCACAGCTATTAAGTGGCTTCCCTGGGACCATCAGACTGGAATGACTCCATAAGTGTGTGGAGGGGATGAATAAAACACAGGGGCCCAGTTCTCTTGACCTGCAGCTCAAGCAAGTTTCCATGTTACCATTTCATATCTCAccttatatttttcaaaaggtacaatgctttattttttaggaaGACCTGCTTTGAGTAGGACATGAACATAATGGATGTGAATTTTcttgctttcatttattattgGACATTTGGTTACTAATTTAAACCTGACAGTGCTACTCCTGACAAATTCAATTCCCAGAAAAGCCCTGACAAGAAACAAACAGGTATTTTATGGTAAATCCCTGGTCAGAGACCATGAACATGATGgttaatgtgtgtgtatatatatatgtttatatataaacagGGCTAACTGAGTTCTAAA from Neomonachus schauinslandi chromosome 7, ASM220157v2, whole genome shotgun sequence includes the following:
- the LOC110589627 gene encoding cytochrome c oxidase subunit NDUFA4-like — translated: MLSHILGEAKKHPSLIPLYIFTEGGSTGVALYVLHLALSNPDVSWGRKNNPEPWNKLGPNGQYKIYSVNGITAN